In one Diabrotica virgifera virgifera chromosome 7, PGI_DIABVI_V3a genomic region, the following are encoded:
- the LOC114332951 gene encoding enoyl-CoA delta isomerase 1, mitochondrial-like, with product MALRSVFKTNIVKSGVRCFSKEASFVSVTVNDKNGVATVEMQRPPVNSLNYELLSQLSSTLTDLEKNKSRGLILTSKNDGVFSAGLDILEMYKPDQDRMKAFWTALQDTWIKLYGSSYPTVALINGHAPAGGCLLSLCCEYRVMFKNRTIGLNETQLGIVAPKWFIASMTNVIGNRKTELALTGGVMYTTDEALNMGMIDEIIETKAEGMARAEAFITRFAKISPVARGLTKKYIRGNTIEDMVKNRKEDLDNFVMFSNQPAVQEGLGLYIQSLKKKSKA from the coding sequence ATGGCTTTAAGAAGCGTTTTTAAAACAAATATAGTGAAAAGTGGTGTGAGATGTTTCAGCAAGGAAGCTAGTTTTGTATCTGTAACTGTAAACGATAAAAATGGAGTAGCCACAGTGGAAATGCAGAGACCACCGGTAAATAGTTTAAATTATGAACTACTCAGCCAGTTGTCTTCTACTTTAACAGACCTAGAGAAAAACAAATCAAGAGGTCTTATTCTGACCTCAAAAAATGATGGTGTCTTCAGTGCAGGATTAGACATCTTGGAAATGTATAAACCTGACCAAGACAGGATGAAAGCATTTTGGACAGCTCTTCAGGATACATGGATTAAACTATATGGTTCTTCTTATCCAACAGTAGCCCTAATAAATGGTCATGCACCCGCAGGGGGCTGTCTTTTATCATTGTGTTGTGAGTACCGAGTGATGTTTAAGAACCGTACCATAGGATTGAACGAAACACAGCTTGGTATCGTAGCTCCCAAATGGTTCATAGCTAGTATGACAAATGTGATTGGAAATAGAAAAACAGAATTGGCGTTAACTGGTGGTGTAATGTATACAACCGACGAAGCTCTTAACATGGGGATGATTGACGAAATAATTGAAACTAAAGCAGAAGGAATGGCTAGAGCAGAAGCGTTTATAACCAGATTTGCCAAAATTTCCCCCGTTGCTAGAGGGCTTACTAAGAAATATATTCGAGGTAATACTATCGAAGATATGGTCAAAAATAGGAAAGAAGATTTAGACAATTTTGTAATGTTTTCTAATCAGCCTGCAGTTCAAGAAGGATTGGGACTTTATATACAAAGTTTGAAGAAGAAGTCAAAGGCATAA